From the genome of Marinobacter antarcticus, one region includes:
- a CDS encoding segregation and condensation protein A produces MARVSGKTLIDLPKDLYIPPDALAVFLEAFEGPLDLLLYLIRRQNMDILDIDVSEITRQYMDYIGAVEAMRFELAAEYLVMAATLAEIKSRMLLPRHESDEEEELDPRAELIRRLQQYERFKQAAEDIDALPRMERDSFSASAALPQLPSTQQHPDVDLRDMLHALRGVLARADLFTSHHVEKEKLSTRERMSAILSVLQDDQFVTFQSLFTVEEGRLGVVVTFLATLELVKEQLIEVVQTEVLGSIHVRARAAR; encoded by the coding sequence TTGGCGCGGGTGTCAGGGAAGACGCTGATTGATCTTCCCAAAGATCTGTATATTCCGCCGGATGCCCTTGCGGTATTTCTGGAAGCCTTTGAAGGGCCGCTCGATCTTTTGCTTTACCTCATCCGTCGCCAGAATATGGATATTCTGGATATAGACGTGAGCGAAATAACCCGGCAATACATGGACTATATCGGAGCCGTGGAAGCTATGCGCTTCGAGTTGGCTGCAGAATACCTGGTGATGGCGGCTACTCTGGCGGAAATAAAATCCCGCATGTTGTTGCCGAGGCACGAAAGCGATGAAGAAGAAGAGTTGGACCCAAGGGCTGAACTGATTCGCCGGCTGCAACAGTACGAACGTTTCAAGCAGGCCGCTGAGGATATCGACGCATTGCCGCGTATGGAGCGTGACAGTTTTTCTGCATCAGCAGCGCTGCCGCAGTTGCCGTCCACTCAACAGCATCCCGATGTCGATCTTCGGGATATGCTTCATGCTCTTCGGGGTGTACTGGCACGAGCCGACCTTTTCACCAGTCATCATGTGGAAAAAGAGAAGCTCTCCACCCGGGAGCGCATGTCTGCCATTCTGTCGGTGTTGCAGGATGATCAGTTTGTTACCTTCCAGAGCCTGTTTACCGTAGAAGAAGGAAGGCTCGGTGTGGTGGTTACGTTTTTGGCAACGCTGGAATTGGTGAAAGAGCAGCTGATTGAAGTGGTGCAGACAGAAGTGCTGGGTTCGATTCACGTGCGCGCCCGGGCTGCCCGCTAG